TTTAACAAGTTTGATGTAATCTACGATTTCGGTAAAACGAAACTAACCGGTTTAGAAGGTGAAATCTCTGTTCAGGTAAGCGACGCCTTAAAATGGACAGGTAAATTAAATCTAGACGATTGGAAACCTGCTTCAGAGACTTACTCTTGGTTTAAACCAGGGTTAAAAGTAAGTTCGAACCTCGTTTATACCTACAATAAAAAACTAAGCTTTAATGCTGGTGTAGTGATCCAGGATGATGTTAAGGCAAAAGTAAACATTGCGAACCCTGTTAATCCTTCGCAGTATGTGATTCCAAATCCATCGATTGAATCGATTGTTACGGTGAAGGGATTTGTAGATTTAGGACTTGGTGCAGATTATAGGATAAACAAAAAATTCTCTGTTTTTGCGAAAGCAAACAATATCTTAAATACCAACTACAGCAGGTACTTATATTATCAGGTAAATGGATTTAATATTTTCGGAGGTTTAACCTACTCCTTTTAATTAGAAATATAAAATTCATTTTTAATAATTTATATGCCTTTAAGTTTATAAGCTTAAAGGCATATTTTGTTTGTGGGATTAAAGGCTGCCGATCATTATCAAAAACAACTTTAAGATAAGTTATTCCCAGAAAGAATTATTAATAGTTATTCTCTTAATTGAACAACATTTATATTGTTGTGATTTCTACTATATTTACTTTAGTTAGCGTAAAATTAAGGTGGAATGAGAATCCCAACAATACATGGATATATTGACAGAAGAATCTTGATCAACTTCACAGCCGACCCAAAGATTGTGAAAGAACTGATTCCCTTTCCTTTTAGACCAAAAGTTTATATGGAAAAGGCCATTGTTGGAATATGCCTAATCAGACTAAAAAATATAAAACCAAAAGGGTTACCAAACTTTATGGGTGTAAATTCTGAAAATGGTGCTCATCGAATTGCAGTTGAATGGGATGAGGACGGTGTAACAAAATCAGGAGTTTATATACCGCGTCGAGATACGTCACTAAAATTAAATGCGCTCATTGGTGGACGAATATTTCCAGGCAAACACTTTCATGCAAAATTCAGCATAGAAGAAGAAAACGGAAATTACCAAAT
The nucleotide sequence above comes from Pedobacter riviphilus. Encoded proteins:
- a CDS encoding DUF2071 domain-containing protein, with the protein product MRIPTIHGYIDRRILINFTADPKIVKELIPFPFRPKVYMEKAIVGICLIRLKNIKPKGLPNFMGVNSENGAHRIAVEWDEDGVTKSGVYIPRRDTSLKLNALIGGRIFPGKHFHAKFSIEEENGNYQISFKSSDNTEILIDASETHLFNNKSIFKTLENASDFFENGDLGYSPNKDKFDGLRLKAYHWKVRPLEVLKVKSSFFENEDLFPRGSVTFDNALLMTNVEHEWKSETNK